The Mercenaria mercenaria strain notata chromosome 1, MADL_Memer_1, whole genome shotgun sequence nucleotide sequence GGTTCTATGTCAAGGCTACTTGTTTCTGGTTCTGTATCAAGGCTACTTGCTTCTGGTTCTGTGTCAAGGCTACTTGTTTCTGGTTCTGTGTCAAGGCTACTTGTTTCAGCAGGGTCTGCTTCATCTGACttcatatcatttttatcatgttctttGTCTTCATCTACAGTGTTTAAAGTCACTCCAGATGACAGTTTGAAACTTTCTTCTTGATcagatatattttgtgttatgACTTCGTCTTTCTGCCCATCactttttctttccatttctgTAATTTCTTCCAGCTTTTCTGGATGCTTTTCTTCCCTTTTAGCATTCACTTTAGCCAACAGTTCTATTCTCTCACCCATCTTTTGCACTTTAGACTTCAGAATATTAAAGTTCCTTTTACTTGTATTAGCCACTGTTTTATGATATTCAACATCCTGTCTTAGTGTCATCATAATTTCTTCTTGGTCTTTTAGTTTCTTAGCTTGATTATCAAGGTATTTCTGGAGGTCATCATTAGATGTGGACAGGTGATTCAGCTTGCCAGTGGAGTCCAAGATTTGTTTCTCAAGATGTTCAATTCTTACAGTCTGctccaaatctaaaaatataaGACTCACAATTCAGTAATGAGTTCATTATTAATAGCATTTCCTTCTCTATATCTagcttttgatttcaaaataatagatgtttttttgtatgaattttattGAGAGCAAACATTGCTGTTACGTACTTAGGCATTTAGACACTGAATTTAGTCGATGTTTTTCTCTCTTACAAATACATAAGCCTATACAGTTTATTTTATAGAATCATGTTTTCTGATATAtttaaaagtgtttgttttgttgtgttttaagtCACTATTCAGGTCatgactttctagctttaaatGGTGGAAGACGATCCAAGGTGCTCCTCTAGACATTACTTTAGAatttaggtaaaaaaaataaTCCTTCCGCTAGATATCTTCCTTATATGACAACTTGAGCTGGACTCAAACCAAC carries:
- the LOC123545154 gene encoding uncharacterized protein LOC123545154, with translation MASGSNIAVLLMILVPGNADPLSRTLLDRIEVLERKDLEQTVRIEHLEKQILDSTGKLNHLSTSNDDLQKYLDNQAKKLKDQEEIMMTLRQDVEYHKTVANTSKRNFNILKSKVQKMGERIELLAKVNAKREEKHPEKLEEITEMERKSDGQKDEVITQNISDQEESFKLSSGVTLNTVDEDKEHDKNDMKSDEADPAETSSLDTEPETSSLDTEPEASSLDTEPETSSLDIEPETSSLDTELKTNSLDTEPETSSLDTEPETSSLVTEPERETGILNIAVRDSLSLNTRWIRMKQQQAVRSITYPVAFQAVHSQATLQVLKFMMQLSLKTFFLTREMDIMIIMDCS